DNA sequence from the Actinacidiphila yeochonensis CN732 genome:
AGGGTCGAAGGAGGAGAGCACGGGTGAGCGAAGCGCGAAGGGGCCGGAGCACCGACGTGCCCACCCTCGTCGAGCAGGCCCGGGAGGGCCGGCCGCGGGCGGTGGCGCGGCTGATCTCGCTGGTGGAGGACGCGTCCCCGCAACTGCGCGAGGTGATGGCGGCGCTGGCCCCGCTCACCGGCGGCGCCTACGTGGTCGGGCTGACAGGTTCACCCGGAGTGGGTAAGTCCACCTCCACCTCGGCCCTGGTGACCGCGTTCCGGCGGGCCGGCCGGCGGGTCGGGGTGCTGGCGGTGGACCCGTCGTCGCCGTTCTCCGGGGGAGCGCTCCTCGGCGACCGGGTGCGGATGTCGGAGCACAGCTCCGACCCGGGCGTGTACATCCGCTCGATGGCCACCCGGGGCCACCTCGGCGGCCTGGCCTGGGCCGCGCCGCAGGCGATCCGGGTGCTGGACGCGGCCGGCTGCGACGTCGTGCTGGTGGAGACCGTGGGCGTCGGCCAGTCCGAGGTGGAGATCGCCGCCCAGGCCGACACCTCGGTGGTGCTGCTCGCCCCCGGCATGGGCGACGGCATCCAGGCGGCCAAGGCCGGCATCCTGGAGATCGGCGACGTCTACGTCGTCAACAAGGCCGACCGGGACGGCGCGGACGCCACCGCCCGCGAGCTGAACCACATGCTCGGCCTCGGCGAGATCCGGGCTGCGGGTGACTGGCGGCCGCCCATCGTCAAGACGGTGGCCGCGCGCGGCGAGGGCGTCGAGGAGCTGGTGGACGCCCTGGAGAAGCACCGGGCGTGGATGGCGGAGCGCGGCGTCCTCGCCGAGCGCCGGCTGTCCCGCGCGGCCAACGAGATCGAGACCATCGCCGTCACCGCGCTGCGCGAGCGCATCGGCGGCCTGCGCGGCGACCAGCACCTGGCCGTCCTGGCCGCCAAGGTCACCGAAGGCACCCTCGACCCCTACACCGCGGCCGACGACCTCGTCTCCGGCCTCACGTCCTGATCCGCACCACGGTCCGCGGGCGGGCCGTCCGCTCGGCGCACCAGCCGGGCGACGTCCGGCTCCACCGGGAACGGCACCCGCGTCCGCAGCCGCTCCCGGTGCACGCCGGCGGGCACGTACGCGCCAGTGGCGGCGTCGAGTTCGTCGGTGTGGACGGCGACAGCCCGTGCTCGTCCTCCACCCGCCACAGGTTCCGGATGCCCGCCTCGGCGTAGAGGACGGGCTTGTAGCGGCGGTCGCGGTCCTGCGACTCGGCGGACACGACCTCGACCACGGGGGCCGTCTCGGCGGCGAGGAAACCGGGTGCGGCCCGGCTCCCCGGGCACCGAGGCCGCGACGATGTCGGGCCCGGACCGGCTGCGGCGGTTGAGCTCGACCGTCATCCGGGCTTCGACGGTCCATCCGTCGGGCGCGACGGCCTCCAGCGCGGCGGGTGAGCCGGCGGATCACCCGGTCGTGCCAGCTTCGCCGCGGCGACATCGTGAAGATCAGGGCCCCGTCGAGCAGTTCGATGTGGCGGGGGCGTCCGGCGGCAACTGTCGGGTCGTCCGCCTCCCATCCGGAGTCACGGCGGCGGGTACATCCGGGACGGCAGTGCCGTGCTCATGGCGGCGCTCCCTCCGGCACAGACCGCGGGACCGGCCCTCCGGGGCCGTCGTATCGGCGCCGCCCGCCCGCTGACCGCCGCGCGACGGGCCCGGCCGCGGGGGCCCGGCCGGCCGCCGCGCCGTCAGTCCGCGGCGAGGTGGCGTTCGACCGTGTCGACCTTCGAGGTCAGGCCGTCGGTGACGGAGGGGCGCAGGTCGGCCTTGAGGACGAGGGAGACGCGCGGGGCGCGGGCCTCCACAGCGGCGACCGCGCGCTTGACGACGTCCATCACCTCGTCCCACTCGCCCTCGACGGAGGTGAACATCGCGTCGGTGCGGTTGGGCAGCCCGGAGGCGCGGACCACGCGCACGGCGTCGGCCACGTACTCGCCGACCTCCTCGCCGACGCCGAGCGGGGTGACGGAGAAGGCGACGATCACGCGGACACCGCCTCGGCGTCGGCGGAGGCGGCGGCGCGCGCGGCCTCGACCGCCGCCACCGACTCGCGGCTCAGCATCCGCTCGGCCCAGAACCCGCCGGTCGGCACCACGGACAGCACCAGGTACAGCGCGGAGCGGCCCAGCGGCCAGCGGGCGCGGTTCCAGGCGTCGGCCCAGAAGAGCACGTAGATGATGAAGAGCACGCCGTGCACCATCCCGAGCACCGGGACGGCGTTGAAGTCGGTGGTGTACTTCAGCACCGTGCAGACGATGAGGGCGAGCCACGAGGCCGCCTCCGGTACGGAGACAAGCCGGAGACGGCGCAGGGCGGCGGCGGTCTTCAGGTCCACGGGGGTACCTCACTGTCGGGTCACTGACGGGCGCTGCCGGGCCCGGGTCAGGGAACGGGCCCGGCGCTCGGACGCTTGTGAAGGCACTCACAAGCGCCGTCCCCATTATCACCGCTCCGCGCGGGTGCCCTGCCAGGGGGTCCGGCAACCGCCCCCGGGGGCGGTAGCGTCCCTTCCACGTACCGGCCGCCGCCGTCCGGTACCCTCCGTCACCGGCTGCGCCCCGGCGGCCCGGACGACCCGGTGAAGGGGCCCGGCGAACCGGACCCCGGCGTACCGGACCCGACGAAGAACCGACGAGCGATCCAACGGGGGACCGAGCACCTATGAGCATCGACTGGGACCGCAGGCACTGCGCCCGCAAGGGCCACGTCACCTACGCGCCCGACGAGCCGCGGCTGAACGCCCGGCTGCGGGCCGGCACCGCGGCGGGCACCGCGTGGCGCTGCCTGCGCTGCGGCGACTTCGTCCTCGGCGAGCCGCACGGCAGCGGCCCCGCCGACCAGGCACCCCTGGTGCCGCGCGGGCGGGCGCTGCGCGACCTGTTCGTCCTGCGCTTCCTCGCCGTCGAACGGGTGCTGCGCGGTGTGCTGGTGATCCTCGCCGCCTGGGCGGTGTGGAAGTTCTCCAACTCCCAGGACGCCGTGCGCCGGCTCTTCGAGGACGACCTGACCGTCTTCCGGCCGGTCGCCGACCACTTCGGGTACGACCTGGACCACTCGCCGGTCGTCGACACGATCCAGAAGGCGTTCGACTACAAGCGCTCCACCCTCCATTACGTGGCCGCGGGCCTGATCGGCTACGCGCTGATCGAGACGGTGGAGGGGGTCGGCCTCTGGTTCGGCAAGCGCTGGGCCGAGTACCTGGCGGTCGTCGCCACCGCCGCGTTCCTGCCCGTCGAGGTCTACGAACTGACCGAGAAGACGAGCTGGTTCAAGATCGGCACGCTGGCGCTGAACGTGGTCGCCGTCCTCTACATCCTCGTCGGCAAGCGGCTGTTCGGCATCCGCGGCGGCCACGCGGCGTTCGAGGCGGTACGCCGGGGCGAGTCGTTGATCGAGGTCGAGCAGGCCGCGGGCGAGCAGGCCGAGACCGAGCCGGCTGAGACCGAGCCGGCCGCGGGTGAGGCCGGGGCACCGCCGGCGGAGCCGCTGCCGGTGCGCGGCGGGTCGGCGGCCGGCCCGGTCTGAGCCCGGAGGGCCGTCCCCGATGCCCCGGTTCCGCGTCCGCGGCCGCCGGGTGGCACCCGGTGTGACCGTACGGCTACCCGCGCGATCATCAACGGTTCAACCGCCGTTAGGATTGAGGCATGGAGACCGAGACCGCGGACCGTACGACCGGCTGGCTCACGGAGGCCGAGCAGCGGGCCTGGCGCATCCACCTCGACGTCAGCCGGCTGCTGATGTACCAGCTGGAGCGCGACCTCCAGCCGTTCGGCCTGACCAACAACGACTACGAGATCCTGGTCAACCTCTCCGAGGCCGAGGACCACCGGATGCGGATGAGCGACCTCGCCAAGTCCACGCTCCAGTCCAAGAGCCGGCTGTCGCACCAGATCACCCGGATGGAGAGCGCCGGCCTGGTGCGCCGGGAGAACTGCGAGTCGGACCGGCGCGGCCTGTACGCCGTCCTGACCGAGCAGGGCTGGGAGACCATGCGCGAGGTCGCGCCGCGGCATGTGGCGTCCGTGCGGGACCACTTCATCGACCTGCTGCCGC
Encoded proteins:
- a CDS encoding DUF3817 domain-containing protein translates to MDLKTAAALRRLRLVSVPEAASWLALIVCTVLKYTTDFNAVPVLGMVHGVLFIIYVLFWADAWNRARWPLGRSALYLVLSVVPTGGFWAERMLSRESVAAVEAARAAASADAEAVSA
- a CDS encoding MTH1187 family thiamine-binding protein, with translation MIVAFSVTPLGVGEEVGEYVADAVRVVRASGLPNRTDAMFTSVEGEWDEVMDVVKRAVAAVEARAPRVSLVLKADLRPSVTDGLTSKVDTVERHLAAD
- the meaB gene encoding methylmalonyl Co-A mutase-associated GTPase MeaB, translated to MSEARRGRSTDVPTLVEQAREGRPRAVARLISLVEDASPQLREVMAALAPLTGGAYVVGLTGSPGVGKSTSTSALVTAFRRAGRRVGVLAVDPSSPFSGGALLGDRVRMSEHSSDPGVYIRSMATRGHLGGLAWAAPQAIRVLDAAGCDVVLVETVGVGQSEVEIAAQADTSVVLLAPGMGDGIQAAKAGILEIGDVYVVNKADRDGADATARELNHMLGLGEIRAAGDWRPPIVKTVAARGEGVEELVDALEKHRAWMAERGVLAERRLSRAANEIETIAVTALRERIGGLRGDQHLAVLAAKVTEGTLDPYTAADDLVSGLTS
- a CDS encoding MarR family winged helix-turn-helix transcriptional regulator, encoding METETADRTTGWLTEAEQRAWRIHLDVSRLLMYQLERDLQPFGLTNNDYEILVNLSEAEDHRMRMSDLAKSTLQSKSRLSHQITRMESAGLVRRENCESDRRGLYAVLTEQGWETMREVAPRHVASVRDHFIDLLPPEALDSYHAALSPVATHLRATRGH
- a CDS encoding DUF2127 domain-containing protein, yielding MSIDWDRRHCARKGHVTYAPDEPRLNARLRAGTAAGTAWRCLRCGDFVLGEPHGSGPADQAPLVPRGRALRDLFVLRFLAVERVLRGVLVILAAWAVWKFSNSQDAVRRLFEDDLTVFRPVADHFGYDLDHSPVVDTIQKAFDYKRSTLHYVAAGLIGYALIETVEGVGLWFGKRWAEYLAVVATAAFLPVEVYELTEKTSWFKIGTLALNVVAVLYILVGKRLFGIRGGHAAFEAVRRGESLIEVEQAAGEQAETEPAETEPAAGEAGAPPAEPLPVRGGSAAGPV